In Erigeron canadensis isolate Cc75 chromosome 7, C_canadensis_v1, whole genome shotgun sequence, one DNA window encodes the following:
- the LOC122608383 gene encoding uncharacterized protein LOC122608383 has protein sequence MLRTARDKASSMAATEQPGIENPDISTYNPEWINQSLWLLLVSHWNKPKWQNLSTVNTVNTEKRTGGSHTTGSGGFLAARRKLEAELKRPPKAHETFIYNHVKKGTDPFDLKSPQDFVNDKSRAFADKVTKLLKEKHGSNEDDYPHFDQDIWDECTGGIKKGRFYGSSNSTDPCYVLTGTPSSLSTCSSYATQGPQVKVLTQSLEDMQAKHELQQKEIDDMKKREEAQRKELEDLKAKNKVGTEEMKATIATMMKYIPNMTPLS, from the exons ATGTTGAGAACCGCTCGTGACAAGGCATCAAGCATGGCAGCAACAGAACAACCTGGAATTGAAAATCCAGACATTAGTACCTATAACCCGGAATGGATCAATCAGTCTTTATGGTTGTTACTTGTTAGCCATTGGAATAAGCCAAAGTGGCAAAATTTATCGACAGTTAATACCGTAAACACCGAGAAACGAACAGGTGGAAGTCATACCACAGGATCAGGTGGCTTTCTTGCGGCTAGAAGAAAATTG GAAGCAGAATTGAAGCGCCCACCAAAAGCACATGAAACCTTTATATACAACCATGTGAAGAAAGGGACAGATCCTTTTGACTTGAAGTCACCACAGGATTTTGTTAATGATAAGTCACGTGCATTTGCT GATAAGGTTACAAAATTGTTAAAGGAGAAGCATGGCTCTAATGAAGATGACTACCCCCATTTTGATCAAGATATATGGGATGAGTGCACTGGCGGGATAAAGAAAGGGAGATTCTACGGGTCAAGTAATTCAACAGATCCTTGCTACGTCCTGACGGGTACACCATCTTCACTCAGCACTTGTAGCTCATATGCTACACAAGGACCACAG gTAAAAGTGTTGACCCAATCTTTGGAAGATATGCAAGCAAAACATGAGTTACAACAAAAGGAGATTGATGATATGAAAAAACGTGAAGAAGCTCAAAGAAAGGAGCtagaggatttgaaagcaaagaacAAAGTGGGAACGGAAGAAATGAAAGCTACCATCGCCACTATGATGAAGTACATACCCAATATGACTCCACTGTCCTAA